The Nicotiana sylvestris chromosome 6, ASM39365v2, whole genome shotgun sequence genomic sequence AGGGGTTCTTCCATAAAGGGTTcctccgctttggaagaagtgattggatagcCTCTGTAGCAtgcatttctgagtatggtttACTTGTTCCGGGTAttctccctttgccaaatattccttgaagTCATGggaccaaggttttccatctgtctcctcctcaacatgagcacagtaaggcGGTTGATTATAGATTCTCACCGGGacaggatcaatgaaattcttgtttggatgttgtatcattgatgacaaagtggccagtgcatctgcgaactcattttgaattccgGGCACATGTTTGAACTATATCTTTGTGAATCTTTTCATCAATTCCTATACGTGATGCAAGTATGGTAGTATTTTGGTGTTCtttgtagcccattctccttgaacctgatatactagaagatctgaatctccaatcaccagTAACTATTGTACattcatatcgatggccagattgagccccatgatgcaagcctcatattttgccatattgttggtgcatggaaacctaagcTTCACGGATACAAGGTAGTGTTGACCTGTTTCTAAtatcaaaactgctccaatgcctactcctttgaagtttgtagctccatcaaagaacattctccaaccgtcgtaaGCCTcaacaatgtcctctcctacgtatgatacttcttcatcaggaaaatacattttctaaggctcgtattctcctcccacaggattttcagcaaggtggtatgccaatgcttgtcctttgaccgccttctgcgttacatagacgatgtcgaactcacttaacagtatcttccacttggctaacttcccagtcggcatggattctgaaatatatacttcaaagggtccatcctggatatgaggtatgtggtataggcatagaagtaatgcctaaATTCCtaagttgtccaggtcaaagcgaagcaagtgcgttccagcatagagtatcgtgcttcatagggtgtgaacgtcttactcaagtagtatatggcttgctcctttctccctatctcgtcatgttgtccaaAAACacatgtcacgccccaaacttggaGAGGTGTGgttggcacccggtgccgtaATGGCCTGAGCGatccactctgtaactcattcattccttttgtaattAACATGGGCCAAcgtggccacaactcgtaatgtacaagCGTAAGAGGGAAAAACACTGTATCAATAAatcattttttctaaaaaaacacgaatacatatgggccgtcaaggcctctaacatgctgtacaaaatgaaccactgtctacaaagcctctaagattatttgacatcaaatgggacagggtaccggcctatcCATAAGTcagtagcaaaactctgacacgatgactcatagactcggctgcactccgaatgaggtggagtcttaccaatccttcgctgaatgccaatctcgtctactatgagggcttgtcaaactgattatctatacctacagacatgaatgcagcgtccccaacaaaataacatcaatacgtataatgtaccgagtatgtaagacaatatactaaaagctgaaactaaactgataacaTAGCAACTGCaggtagctggaagtcaaagataatctgatgGTAttcttacctgctgatactgactcaattctctcaatataataagtaaaatagttgtccggccctataaggctcggtatatatatatatataactgctctgccatagtaggctcgctcataggcgctcggccatacttggttctgtatctcgaccaactgggctcgctcataagcgttTGGCCACAATAgactcggtatatatatatatatatatatatataactgctctgtcgtagtaggctcgctcataggcactcggccatactagggtctgtatctcgaccaactggctcgctcataagcactcggccaaagtaggctcggtatatatataactgctctgccgtagtaggctcgctcataggcgctcggccatactaggctctatgtCTCAACCaattgggctcgctcataagcactcggccatagtaggctcggtatataacttacgatctgatcagaggttgcccaataggggcctgcccatcgattacggctcgatggtaatgaaaatacttttaatattgtatatatataaactctctgctctcttgactggaagaaggaaatactcaactaaaTATGAATTCCCCATAAGGAAAATATGGTAATTTAcaacactagaaaaatatacgtaacttgcgagactagcaaaatatacacaAATTCCgtgatatgaatttttctttatgcctcattaTAAACTTATATAATgatgagatcatgccaaaatgaagtaAGAGCTTAACCTTAACATATCTTATTTCCATCATTGGATGACTACGACTAGTAAATTCTTCTGATAAACATCTAACCTCGAATGCTTATACGAACTCGTTGAAGGTCACAGACATTGGATCAAACTTGGTTTGCATTCTTGATAGCTTCACGCTAATTTACATCATTAAGAAGTAATACCCGATTCACTTTGCACAACAATGCCAACATAATAACTTACTTGGATGTTGCAGCACATTTACGTGGGAGCTTGCGAGAAAAATATCCTCAGTATCATCTTAAACTTGTTACTTATTTCTCAGATAGAATATAATTCGTCAATCCCATTAAACCCCACCACCAATTAAAAGTGATTCATATAATTCAACTAATATATAAGCTTTTCGGTTTCACAAACTGCATGATCAACTTATAAAACTTCTTAAAATCTGTAATTGTTCACTTGTCGATGAAGACCTCGAAACCAGACAGAAGCAACATCTTATTAAACTGGATTGTTGGTCTAGTTGGTGATCTAAAACTTTGGTAGGTTAGTCTCAGCCTCCGAGTTTTTGTAAGTGATGCCACTAGCAATTCAACTAATACATTATACATCTCGTACAAGCTTCTTATCAAAAACTACAATCTCACGGCTAGCCTCAGTCATTCATGTAGTATCCTTTATTTACATTTCACTAAATCCTATTTCACCAGTTTAGAAGAGATGGCTAGATGTAATAACAGACAATCATTTTTCTTGTTTTTACACAGTAGCCTTGGTTCTTAATGCTGAACCCCATTTTATTCATATTCATGCAAACGTTAAATATTGCCACCTTATCCATTTGAGTTATGAGTCACTTAGTTGATATCTTATGTTGCTGACACATTTTTTTGGAGATTTAATCTTATACCATAGTTACTTAATTAAATTAGGTAATATCtcgctacccggtaattaaccaaatACTCGCGTAATTAAAAATTATTCCAAATTACTTAAAGTACtattcacttttaatacactttatatattatactataatATAcgttactatcatggtcatgtggtaccatacaaaataaatacataaacttattatttcattaaaacattcatgtaaaaaatgcacatattttctcaacttctaattttcctaatctcatataaagagtacaaattttcgtatgcttaattcttaaaatggtataaaacaaaaagataaccttattttcttgtgagaaaataattcatatctttgcaataaagaaaatctcataaccttttctcatattaggtgtataatttaaaacatattcgaaagtagtaatattaataactatatgaaatcatatataatttttttttaactattttataaaaatattccactcaaaataccatatcaaacgCATATAACGGTGTCAATGTTGTTAAacttatggggtgtaacatcattcccccctttaaaacattcgtcctcgaatgttaactcttagagatttacaCAAAAAAATTACTAGGGTCTCCTCTGTAAGCTAAACTAAAACCCAAACTATATCTGAAATctcaactattcacaactttttgTAGTTGGAtatctcgtatcttcttcacctttactttaccttacttacttttcaatctgcatcgtatcttctattgctttcataacctccctttgaCATTACGCCTTAAAGCTCTGTTGTGAtagcacctctggtgcatacaaaatTCGGTGGAAActttatactgacttcttacgacttagctctatggcacgatctggaaacaaaagaagggtaacgTTTCTTAAAAgacctatagcctctcaattataaatgtgacACACatcacacccataagtgagactatactaggcacgactttgtagactccctaggacacgaactgctctgataccactttgtcataCCCCAAACCTAgagaggcgtggctggcacccggtgtcgtagtggcccgagcgaaccactctataactcattcattccttttgtaattAGCATGGGCCAACGTGGCCGCAACTCGTAATGTACACGCATAAGAAGGAAAAACATTGTATCATTAAAtcatttttttctaaaaaaacacGAATACATATGGGtcatcaaggcctctgacatactgtacaaaatgaacctctctctacaaagcctctaagattatttgacatcaaatgggactgtgatgacccaaaaggtcatcacttgttttagaaataaattctctGTTCTGAggtcctcgatttgcgtgcacagtccgggcgagTAGTTGGAAAGCCATTAGAAAATTAGTGAAagtgatgaattttgcctttaaaatggttttaagttgacttcgatcaatattttgggtaaacggacccgaacccatgatttgatggtctcggagggtccgtagaaaaatatgggaattGTGCGTATAcccagaatcaaattccgaggtcccaagcccgagaaatgaatttttaaagaaaattattttttggaattattgatgagttttggaaatgaaacgtgttcaaaacttgatggtattgggcccgtattttggttccggagctcggtaTAGGTTTTGTATGTGATTTAAGACGAgtgtgtgaaatttggtaagaaacgaaagtTGTTTGAggctattttggcgatttgatcacacagataagttcatatgatgtttttgagttagtatacatgtttggtttggagccgcgAGGGCTCGGGTGACATTTGGATAGGCCACTGGGTGGAAAGTTGCAGACTTCAGCTGTttcgagttcgcaaatgcgaaaatagcCCAGGTCAGCctccctcgcaattgcgaggaattTATCACAAATGCGATCCCCCAATTTGtagccagtcgtcgcaaatgcgacatgttgttcgcaattcccaattcgcaaatgcgaaagctgcttcgcaaatgcgagcttagcagaagtctgggttcgcaattgcgaaccctggtcgcaattgcgacatctgcaacttgcaattttataacttagccaaaaatctttcatttttcacactctttaaaaaccaaaacactcttgggcgatttttcaaaggaaactgttcttccaaatcgattatatgtgatttctaactaattttcttcaatctttaacaccttttcacataatttcaactcaaaatcaatgattttcatgggggaaatcgggtgttttgtgtagaacctaggtttttcaaaaattggggatttggacctcgattgaggtccgatttcaaaataaattatatatttgggttcgtggggtaATGAGTactcgggttttggttcgaacctcgggtttttacCATGTATgtccgggggcaatttttgactttttgggtaaaactttggaaaacttattttcatgcattagaattgattcatttagcgtttattgatgtaattaagtaacttatggctagatacgagcgaattggtggtggaaccaaggggtaaagcgatagttgaaaCGTGatttgtgttcgtggcatcgaggtaagtgtttggtctaaccttagcttgagggattaggagtcgtgtcttatttgctacgtgttaattgtggagtacgatgtataggcatggtgatgagtatctatacgtcggtgtcaagcatgaccgtgagtcttgtattgtagttgttatgactccgttgtggtttatttcgcttcacatgttattatcattattgttcccttgccgggatgttattatcattattgttcccctGCCGagatattattatcattattgttcccttgccgggatatttgttttgatattattgttcccttgccgggacccttttatgattggtgttgataaaagaaatgggagcgggttgcacgcctacaacaagatatgtaaaatgagagcgggttgcacgcctgcaacaagatatgtgaattggaagcgggttgcacacctgcaccAAGATATGtgaatgggagtgggttgcacgcctacaacaaaatacgtgaaatgggagcggcttgcacgcctgcaacaagatatatgaaatgggagcgggttgcacgcctgcaacaagatatatgaaataggagcgggttgcacgcctgcaacaagatatgtgaaatgggattggttacatgcctgcaacaagatatgtgaaaagggatcgggttgcacgcttgcaatgagacacatgaaatgggatcgaggTGCACGCCTACAACAAAATGTGAAATGAAAGTTAATTCTGCATTGGTTTTCCTTATCcctgttagtaattggattttggtttctttatattctcttgatattttgttgttatctgttattccccgaagcatgtttcccctgccAAATCTTAATCGTAATTATCTGTTTatatttccgttgtatatgatataactacacaagtttatttggtagtctggtcctagcctcgtcactacttcgccaaggttaggctagacacttaccagcacatggggttgattgtgctgatactacactctgcactgtgtgcagatactaaTATCGGAGcgcttggaccgcagtgaggatgttgtcttcagtccacacaggcgacccgaggtagtcctgcggACGTttgcgggccttggcgtcacctcctatctttcttttatcttgtttcctttacttattttagaaacagtgtatctattatctttcagactttgtatgtagtattcttagaccgtctgtgaaactgtgacaccagttccgggtggtcgaggctcaaacagttgtattcgATACATATTTTAGATAGTTACTGCATATCTTCCGCTTATTCTAATTTTCGCggtctacacgttattgctttataattgttaaagagtataaaatgggtaaaaaggtaattctttcaaatatttggcttgcctagctttcaccagtaggtaTCATCACGACTCTTGAGGGTGGGAAatctaggtcgtgacaagttggtatcaatgCTCTAGGTTACATTGGTCTCACAGTTCAtagacaagctcagtagagtctgaaggatcggtacggagacgtctgtatttatccctcagaggctacagagttagaaaaaacttcataattattctttcctatcgtgcggtttggtttctcaatgctaattgaatttctactctgttctttcgcagacgGTGAGAACACACGCTTCCTTATCCACTGACCagtagcctgagcccccagcagcagctcccacgaggggcagagggcaaggctgaggtcgtgctagaggtcgaggtaggggcagagctcagcccaaagcagcagcaccagcggtagagccttaggttgattttgatgatgaggttccggcccagacatTTCTGATAggcctagctcaggtcccagaggggtttattgctaccctagtaatCCAGGATGCTCTgatccatctagtgggccttatggagagtgtcacctgggcAAGCTTGCTTcgtgtagcaccagccgtctctcaggttggaggaggagcccagactcctactactcgcactttggagcaggtagctccccagtttcagactctagcagttcagccagttggagcagttcagccgggtgtggtagccctgaccagtgatggagcagctatgtctgtcgatactttgtggaggttggacaggttcaccaagctcttcactactactttcagcggtgattcttctaaggatccccaggattatctagatagttgtcatgaggttcctaggaacatggggatagtggagaccaatggggtcaattttgatacttttcgcttgtctggatctgccaagacttggtggagagattattgattGGATAGACCAGccagatcaccagctttgacttgggagcagtttactcagctatttctagagaagtttctccctatcactcaaagagagatctatcggaggcaatttgaacgtctccaacagggttctatgactgttactcagtatgagaccagattcatcaacttggcccgccatgctcttatcatacttcctaccgagagagagagggtgaggaggttcattgagggacttatccagcctattcgacttcagatggctagggagacagggagtgagatttctttttaggaggcggcgaatgtggccaggagagtggagatggttttatcgcagggaggtggtcaggggtctgataagaggcctcgtcattcgggcaGATTTAGTGgcgcctcatctggaggtagggattcgtatggtagaggccatcctcctatgccttttcagtcagcacttcaggtctCTTACGATGCTTCAAGTGGCTGTGGTTCTCATATGAAATATTCTGATTAGCATTCCTACAGttcaccaccagctcctatcagtgcaccgccgcttcagagtttccagggtcgctagccccagcagccgagggcttgttttacttgcgACAATaagaggcacattgctagatattgctctcgagcaccgagcagttctcagcagcagggtacccatgccatggttcaggcaccaaatattccacagcccgcccagccagctagatgtgggggtagaggtgctagaggtagaggtagaggtattagaggtggagctcaggccgctagaggtggaggccagctagcagcaggctatcctagagatgtagttcaaggtggttgggcccaaccccgatgttatgctcttccagccaggcctgaggctaagGCCTCCGATGcaattatcacaggtactgttctggtttatagcagagatgcttcagttttatttgatccaggatctacatactcctatgtgtcaacttattttgcactgtatctggtcatgcctagtgattctttgagtgctcatgtttatgtgtctataccggtaggtgattctactgtggtagatcgagtccatcgttcacgtatagttatgattgggggtcttgagactcatgtagatttgtttttactggacatggttgattttgatgtcatattggggatggactggttatcaccttaccacgctatcttggattgtcatgccaagactgtgaccttagccttgcccggtttacctcgtttagagtggagaaggactcctggtcattctacccgtagtgttatctcttatatgaaggct encodes the following:
- the LOC138871289 gene encoding uncharacterized protein; the encoded protein is MIQHPNKNFIDPVPVRIYNQPPYCAHVEEETDGKPWSHDFKEYLAKGEYPEQVNHTQKCMLQRLSNHFFQSGGTLYGRTPDLGLLRSVDSKEDSRLLEEIHAGTFGPHMNGFVLDKKILRAGYFWMTIETNCIRYVQKYHQCQVTSAP